CGGAACAGGTGCCAGCAACGCCAGCAGCGATAACGGAACCTGCAGCAGAGAGAGGTCACCGGATCCTCCGAACAGCGGGCCACGCAATGTGGCGACCATGGGTTCGAGCTGGAGAGCCTTGGCCTGGTCGTCCCCTTCAATCCACAGATGGGCCTTGGCGATGAGATCGGCCTTGAGATGCTTTGGATCAGGACCCTGGATCGTTCCCGAAACATTGACCCGTCCTTCCAAGCGCTCCAGCTCTGGTCCTTTGCTGGGATGGGCAAGGGCATAAGCCTCGAGAGCCCGTCGCGATTGCGCCAACGCTCGTAACTGCCCATCGAGGGAACCGCCGAAAGTATTGATGAACAAAGTTCCGAGATCCTCGGCACGCCCAGCGGCCAGACCGGGATGGGTGTCGTTCCCTCTCAATTGACGGGAAATGAGCGTCAGCCAGGTGACATCAAGACCTTCCGCCTCGATCTGGCTATGCATCCGCCCACCTAGACCTCCACGGCCCTTCAGCCGGATGCTGCCAACCAGGGGAATAAGCGTTGCATCTGCCTGAAAACGTCCATCCGTCAGGGATCCCTCCAAATTGAGGCTCTCCATGGCGACTCCTGCCAAGGAGGGTTCAGCGATCGCTGCAGACCCACTGACCGCGAACGGGGCCATGGCCAGGCTCCCCTCACCCGTCAGCTGGCCAGCCAGCGCTTTGGGCTGGTTGACCGGCGCAACGATGAATCGAAGACCATCGATGTTGAGGTCCGCTGCACTCCATCGGTAGCGGCGTTGCCCACCTCTGGGCGCCAAACCGTCCAGGCGCAACTGCCCCTCACCACGGTCCAGACGCACGGCCTGAGGCCAACCATCTGCAGCGAGCTCGGCCACGAGCGAGCCGGGCACTGAGGGCTGCTGGGCCGCCATCTCAAGGCGAACGCCACGGCCGAGCACACCACTGAGGCGCCCTTGCCAACGCTCGGGAACCTGCAAGGCCCCGAAGCGGGGTTGGTCCAGCATCAGCCTGATATCTGGCTGCAGGGCTGACAGTGCACCGTTCAGTCGCCCCCGCGCCGCCACCCGGCCGTTCAAAGGCGTGCCGACCAAGGGGCTGAAGCGGCTCATTTCCAGAGGTTTGAGTTCAAAGCCGCTCTGCAGTTCACCGGCTTGAAACCGCCCCTGCTCCAGTTGCAGAGGCAGGCGCGCTTCCGCCCGCAGCATCGGGCTGGTGAAGCGATCCAGCACCAGAGCCGAATCACCCGTGGACCATCGGGTCTGGAACGACCAGCGCTCCAGAAGAGGATTCACCGCCTGGCCAAGCTTCAGGGTCAGATCCGGTGAGGCCAAAGCACCACTGACGTCAACGGCTCCAAGGATCGGAGCGGTTTGACCCAACCCTGCCTGAAGCGACGGGACGGCAGACCAGAAGCGGGGATCAATCTGCAGCTCGGTGCTGCGCAGATCCAGGTTGGATCCAATCGTTCCAGCAAGCCCGAAGCGAAGTCCAGGGGCGCTGAGCCGGAGCCGGTCCACCAAAACAGCCGGTTGCTGAGGTTGAAGCCAAGGGGTGCGCCACTGACCATCCAACGTCAGAGCCGTGTTGAGGCCCATGGTCTCCGGCAGCTGGAGCTGACCATCGGCGCTCCACCGGGGCTCCTCCCAGGGGCCCTGAATCCGGAGCTTCAAGCGATCCTTGCTCGCGGGGCTGACATCTGAGCTGCGAACTTCAGCGCGAAGATCAAAGCGTTTGTTCAAAGCCACGGAGCCTGAGGCCAGAGCCTCAAACGATCCGAAACGCAGTGTTGCGGGCTCCAACTTCAGTTGATCACCCTTGCAACCAATGCTGAGGCGACGGCTCTGGACTGACGCAAGTTTGAGACGGTTCAGCCTGACTCCACCCCGGCAGTTCAAGGCGCCACCGGTCCAGCTGATCTGGATATCGCCCTGCAGTTGTCCTGAGGCAGCCAAATCCCCCGCGGGGGCCATGACCGTCCCGAACGGTTGCAGGTTGAGCCGATCCAGCCGACTGCGCAGCCTGAAGCTGGGGCGATCCCAGTGCCCTTGACCATCCAGGCGCAACGAGCCTTTGGAGTCGACCCAGCGCAGTGAAGATTCGGTGCTGAAAAATGCCTCCCCCAGCAGAACCGAGCCCTGGCTGCGGAGTTCAAGGGTCTGCCGCTGAGGGCCGAAACGCAGCCACGCGGGATCAGCCAACTTGTACTGAAGCCCAAGCCTCGGCAGGTCGCCTTCGCCGCTTGCAGGACCAAAGGTCCAGTAACGACCTGCCTCATTGGCCTCTAACTGGCCGCGCAGCTTGTGCAGGGTGATCTGAAGAACCGGCTGCAACCGCCGAAGACTGGCTAGGGGCGCAAGGCTGACCTCAAGTCCCGCCAGGCTCAGTTCAGAACGATCCACCTCTGACGGCAGGATCCGACTGGGGCCAATAGCCATCCCCCAGGGGCGTAATCCCTGGTAGGTGCCGAGTTTCAGCGGATGACCAAGAGGAGCCGAAAGAGCTCGCTCCAAGGTGGGACGGAAGCGGTCAACGGTGTGCTCCGCAACACGATCAAGGGCGATGAAACCCGCTGTTCCAGCACCGATCAGAACGAAACTGCCCGCTGCGAGCAAGGCTCTGCGCCGCGTTTTCCCCATCAGACGCGACGGACATCCCGGAATCTCGCGCAATATAAGGAGACTGTTTTCAGTCCACCAGACCCCATGTCCTTCGATCAGCTGTTGCTCACTGCCGCTCCCTGGCTGGGCTGGTCCGGTCTTGGGCTGGGATTGCTGACAGCTGTTGGTTTCCTCGCCCGTTGGGGCATCCGTTTTCGCCTGGTCGGCGTCAGCAGCTTCACGTTGTTGCTGGCGGTCAGCTGCTGGGCATTCGGCGTGAGCTATACCCCCCCCGTAGTGGTGGAGGGCGCTGTACGGGCACCGATCGTGTTCGACAACGGCAACGACCTGGTCGTGGCACAGGTGCCTACCGACCTGGCGCCCTCAACAGTCCAGGCCACCCTGGAGCAACTGGAAGGGAACCTGCGTGGCTCCGGCCGCAGCAGCAGCACTGTGCTGGTGCGGTTGCGGGGAATCCAGACAGAAGGCGACGGCCAGGGCCGCCCCGTCATCCTTGGCGAGGTCAGCAAGACCTTTCGTTGATGCCGAACTTCAACGACACAATTCAGGAGCTTCCCCAGTCGTTTCGCAGGGAAAAACAGGAGCTTGATCAAGCCGGCATCAACCACTGGTCGTCCATCCGTGACCTCACGGATCTGGAGTTGAGCCAACTGGCCCGCAGCGGTCAGGCATCGGCCCGCAATCTCAAACGGCTACGGGGCATGGCGCACTTGGTCTGCGGGTTGGATCTTCCCCCCCAGGACGCGGCACTGCTAATGCATGCCGGCATTGCCACGCCGGCCGCTTTAGCGGCGTGCAGCCCCGAGCGCCTCGTACGCCAGACCGGCAGGCTGGAGCGCAGCCTCGGGACCAAAAGGCCAGCCGTCGTGGATCTGAAGGTGGCCGGCGACTGGATCCGACGCGCCAAACAACTTGCGAACTGACCCCAACAGCCCTGACTTGATGTCAAATCCTGCGTAAGAAGAATTTATGAGGTTGTCCCCCCTGCGCACAGCTCTGTTTGCTTTGGCTCTGATCGGATCTCCCGCACTTGTGGGTGCTGCTGATTCAGATTTGCTCAACAGCGTCAAACGCAATCCTGAAAAAGCCAAGGCGATGTGTCGTTCATTCCGGGACATGAACGACAACGGCCAGTCGGCCTACTCCAAGAAAGCCACCCGCGAGGTCGCCACAAGTCAGAACCTGAACTTTCAGGATGCGGAAATCCTGGTGACCTACGTCGTGGGGATGCATTGCCCCGATGTCCGCTGAGACCAATGGAGTTCACTGCCGCCATGCGGCGCTGACGCTTCCTGATGGCGTCGTGCTGCAGTCGAGGCTGTGGCACCCCAGCCGGGGCGGACCCTGGCCTGCCTTGCTGATGCGGCAACCCTATGGAAGCCGCATCGCCTCAACGGTCACCTACGCCCATCCAACATGGTGGGCCTCCCATGGATTCCTGGTCGTCGTTCAAGACGTGCGAGGTCAAGGGGAATCGGAAGGCAGCTTCGGGGGGTTTGGTCAGGAAGCGGCCGACACCACCGCCACCCACGCCTGGGTTCGCCAACTGCCGGAATGCAATGGCCGCCTTGGGGCCTACGGGTTTTCGTATCAGGGATTAACCCAGCTCACCGCAGCTGAATCCACGCCGCCACCGGATTGCACAACACCGGCGATGACCGGACTGGACGAACGTCGCCACTGGAGTTGTGAAGGAGGCGCCCACTGGTGGCACCTAGGACTCGGCTGGGGGCTCCAGCTCGCCGCTCTTCAGGCACAGCGACGCGGAGATGCAACGGCCTGGCTGGAAATCCGCAGAAGCCTGGAAGACAACCGTTACCTGCGGGACGGGCCTGCACTGCTGCAACGCCATGACCCTGATGGCATGGCTTGGAGATGGTTGCAAAGCGACCCGGCCCAGGAGCAGCAATGGACGGTTCATCACCCCCCCGTGAGCTGGCTCCAACGCCCGATGCTGTTAATCGGCGGATGGTGGGACCCACATCTGGCAGGCCTTCTCGACCTCTGGTGTCGCAGCCAAGCCGCTGGAGGCCAGCCATCACTCCATATCGGACCGGCCTCCCACCTGCAGTGGTGGCCGGAAACCCAGCAGCTCTTGCTGCAGTTCTTCCAAGAGCACTTACAGGATCGACCACCACTGGAGCCGGCGCCAACCAGCCAGCTCTGGAACATCACGGACCATCACTGGGACGCCATCCCCGCACCAGACGCGCTCGAAGCGATCTCATGGGGACTGCGAAGCCAGGGACTGGCCTGCATCGATCCACACGACGGTGCGCTCGTGACGGATGGAGAGGGAGAGGGCGGCGTCAGCATCGTTCATGACCCCTGGCGACCGGTTCCAGCTATTGGTGGACACCTCGGAACAAGCCCGGGCCCCGTGGACCGCTTTGCGGTTGATCAACGCAGCGACGTCGCAACATTCACCTCTGCACCTTTGGGGGCTGAACTTCTGCTGTCGGGTCAGCCGTTGCTGCTGCTGAACACCCAAGCAGACCAGCCAGGCTTTGATCTCTGCATCAGCCTGTCGCGCCTGCCTGCTGACGCCAACACAGTTGAGCAACTGAGTACGGGCGTCCTGCGAGTTCGAGGGGAAGGGGCGCTGACATCAGCCATCCGCAACGTGACACTTCAACCCCTTCAGGCCGCACTGGCTCAGGGAGATCGCTTGCGGATCTCAATCGCAGCAGCAGCGTGGCCTGCCATTGGCGTCAACCCTGGGCACGACGGCGTGCCCTGCGGAGCACCAAGCCCGGAGCATCGTGTGGTGACGCTGACACTCGAGCTTGCTGACTCCACCCTGCAGCTGAACCCCTTTGCCTCCGGCAGACTGAAGCTCGACTGATGTTTGTGCTTTGAAGCTCTCTGCTGCCCTGCTGGCCATCGCTCTGTCAGCCCCGATCGGGTTGATCAGTCCCGCAGCAGCGGAGGAGCTAACCAGGACTGAACTCACACCAGCCCAGGCAACAGCGGCCGCCGAAGTCCTGCTGGAGGCTCTGAAGGAACGCCAAGGGAACGTGATGCATGGCGCCCTAGCCGCTCCAGTCCAGACCAGTGTTGATGTCAAGACCGTCCAGGCTCGCCTTGACCAACGCGTAGCCATCGAAGCGAGCCGCATTGTCAGCGTGATTCCCGGCTACAACACGACCACAATTGACGCTGTCGTGACCACCGCATCCGGGGACGAAGGGATGCTGATGGTGCTGGACGAGGACGGCAAGCTACTCGCCTGGAAGTGGACCGATCAGATCCAACCCATCGAAACAACAGCGCTGGAATTCACCCGGGACCTTGCGGCAGGCCGTTGGATTGCCGCAAGGTCCAAGATGTCCTTGCAACTTCAGGAAGAGCTGGCTCCTGGAGACCTGGAACGCAAGTGGACCAAGCTCAGCCGAGTCGCTGGTGGTTTCCGCAAGGTCAAGGACGCCGTAATCGCCCACCAGGGGGGGGATCAGCAACTCGTCCTCGTGGCTGTTGCCTTCGGCAAGGCCACATCCAACTTGTTTGTGATCTTCGACGAACGTGGTCGGATCATCAACGTCGACATTTCCAGGGACTTCGTCTGAAGATCAGCGGATTTGTTTCGTAAATCAGGCTTAACATCGCGCCCAATTCTTAGGTCTCCCATGGGTGTCGCCGCAGTCCTCGACTGGATGGTGCAGGACGGCGAACGGTTGGCGAATTGTCGCCATGACCACCCGTTCGCGGTGCTCGGTCCCCAGCCCTCGGATCAGGGTTGGACCGTGCGGATGTGGATGCCAGAGGCCCAAAGCGTGACCCTGCTGGTGGCTGGCGAACAAATCGCCATGACCACGCCGAACCACCCCTGGGTGTTTGAGGCAGAGATCGGCAAGGACCCTGGCCTGGACTACCGGGTCCGAGTCGAACGAGGCGGCATCGTTCACGAACAGCACGATCCCTGGGCCTTCCGTGGTGAATGGATGGGCGAAATGGATCGCCACCTGTTTGCTGAGGGCAACCATCACCACATCTGGCAAAAGATGGGTGCCCACCTCACCGAGCGAGAAGGCATCACGGGTGTGATGTTCTGCCTTTGGGCTCCCAACGCTCTGAGCGTCTCAGTCATCGGAGATCTGAACTCCTGGGACGGACGCCACCACCCCATGCAACAGCGTCTCGGGGGCATCTGGGAATTGTTCATTCCCGGACTCAATGAAGGGCATCTCTACAAATACGAAATCCGCACCCAGGACGGCCACTGCTACCAAAAGGCTGATCCCTACGGTTTCCAGCACGAAGTCCGCCCGGACAACAGCTCCGTGGTGGCCCGCCTGAACGGATACAGCTGGGACGACCAGGAGTGGATGCAGAAGCGGGACAGCAGCAACGCGCTGGATCAACCCATCTCGGTGTATGAAATGCACCTGGGCAGCTGGATCCACGCCTCAGCGGAGGCGCCGTGGATTCAACCTGACGGGACCCCCCGCAAACCGGTCCCTGCGGCGGACATGAAGCCCGGTGCTCGCCTCCTCACCTATGCCGAGCTCGCCGATCGCCTGATCCCCTACGTCAAGGAGAGGGGATTCACCCACATCGAGGTGATGCCGATCACCGAGCACCCCTTCGATGGGTCGTGGGGCTATCAGGTGACGGGTTGGTACGCCCCCACCAGCCGCTACGGAACGCCTGATGAATTCCGGGCCTTCGTAGATCGCTGCCACGCCGAAGGGATCGGGGTGATCATCGATTGGGTTCCTGGCCATTTCCCGAAGGATGCCCATGGCCTTGCTTTCTTCGATGGTGCACACCTTTACGAACACAGCGATCCACGGATCGGGGAGCACAAGGAATGGGGCACCCTGATCTTCAACTACAGCCGCAATGAGGTTCGCAATTTCCTTGTTGCAAATCTGATCTTCTGGTTCGAGCAATTCCACATCGATGGCATTCGTGTGGATGCGGTGGCCTCGATGCTGTATCGCGACTACCTGCGTCCCGATGGGGAATGGCTCCCGAATGAGAACGGCGGGCGGGAAAACACCGAGGCGGTCCGCTTCCTCCAACAAGCCAACCACGTGCTGTTCCAGCACTACCCCGGAGCCCTCTCCATTGCGGAGGAATCAACAACCTGGCCGATGGTGACGCAGCCAACGGACATCGGAGGGCTCGGATTCAACCTCAAATGGAACATGGGTTGGATGCACGACATGCTCGATTACTTCGAGCTGGACCCGTGGTTCCGCCAGTTCCATCAGAACAACATCACCTTCTCGATCTGGTACACCTACACCGAGAACTTCATGTTGGCGCTGAGCCACGATGAAGTGGTGCACGGCAAAAGCCATCTCCTGCACAAAATGCCAGGAGATGACTGGCAGAAGTACGCCAACACAAGGGCTTTGCTGGCCTACATGTGGACGCACCCCGGCAAGAAGACGATCTTTATGGGGATGGAATTCGGCCAGCGGGCCGAATGGAACGTTTGGGGGGATCTGGAGTGGGATCTGCTCAACTACGAACCCCACAAAGGCATCCAGCGACTGGTGGATGACCTCAACGTTCTCTACAAGGCGGAACCGGCCCTGTGGCGTGACGACTTCGACCAGTTCGGCTTCCAGTGGATCGACTGCAATGACAACCGCCACTCCGTCATCAGCTTCATGCGTCGGGAGAGCAGCAGCGGCACCTGGCTCGTGGTGGTGGCGAACTTCACTCCCCAAAGCCACTCCCAGTACCGCGTGGGCGTTCCACTCGCGGGCTTCTACGAGGAGATCTTCAACTCCGATGCGGCCAAATACGGCGGTAGCAACCTCGGCAACATGGGCGGCAAACCGACGGAAGAGTGGGGCATCCATGGCTACGAGAACTCCCTGGATCTCTGCCTGCCACCGCTGAGCCTGATGGTGTTCAAGCACGACCCGAAACGCAGCCTCAGCAGCAGCGAACCTGACAACATCCTGTGACGAAGGTGATGACTATCAGGGGGTGAAGCGCTAGTGGAGCCTTTGATTCAGGTAAGTTTTCGGCTGACCTGACCGGGCTTGATGAGCGACTCTTTACCCCTGCTCCTGCGTGCTGCGCGAGGTGAATCGGTGGAGCGTCCTCCGGTTTGGATGATGCGCCAAGCCGGGCGCTACATGAAGATCTACCGGGACCTGCGGGACAAGTACCCCAGCTTCCGTGAGCGGTCCGAAAACCCAGATCTCTCCTATGAGATCTCGATGCAGCCGTTTCGTGCCTTCAAACCCGACGGCGTGATCCTGTTCTCCGACATCCTCACGCCCCTGCCGGGGATGGGGATTGACTTCGACATCATCGAGAGCAAAGGTCCCCAGATTGGCGACCCCATCCGGAGCATGGCCCAGGTGGATGCCCTGCACCCGCTGAACCCAGCCGAGTCGATGCCCTTCGTGGGAGAAGTTCTGGGACGTCTCCGCGAAAGCGTCGGAAACGAGGCGGCTGTTCTTGGTTTCGTCGGTGCCCCCTGGACCCTCGCCGCCTACGTGGTGGAGGGCAAGAGCAGCAAGAACTACGCGGTGATCAAGGCCATGGCCTTCCGCGAGCCTGACATGCTTCACAAGCTGCTCGACCACTTCGCTGAGTCGATCGCCAATTACCTGCGCTACCAGATTGATTCCGGGGCTCAGGTGGTGCAGATGTTTGATTCCTGGGCTGGCCAGCTGAGCCCTGCTGATTACGACACCTTTGCTGCGCCTTATCAGAAAAAAGTGGTGGATCTGGTCAAGCAGACACACCCTGATACCCCCTTCATCCTCTACATCTCCGGTAGCGCCGGTGTGCTCGAGCGGATGGCCAACACCGGCGTCGACATCATTTCGCTGGATTGGACGGTGGACATGGCCGAAGCCCTGGCGCGGTTGCCGGAGCACATCGGTGTTCAGGGCAATGTGGACCCCGGCCTGCTGTTCGGCACCCCAGAGGCGATCGAGGCTCGCATCGATGACTGCGTCCGCAAGGCCCGCGGTCGCAAGCACATCCTCAACCTGGGCCATGGAATCCTGCCGGGAACTCCCGAGGAGAACGGTGAAGCCTTCTTCCGCTCCGGCAAGAGCGTGATGGACCGTCTCGGGGCTGCCGTTTGACCCGCATCCTGGTGACCGGCGCCAGCGGCTGCGTCGGTCAGTACGTCTCCCGCTGGCTGCTGGAGAATTCCGAGGCAGAGTTGCTTCTCTGGCTGAGGGACCCCGCCAAGCTCAATGCTGTTCCTGCAGACCACCCACGCATCCGCCTTCTGGTGGGGGATCTTCGGGACACAGACCGGTTTGCCCATGAGCTGGCAACCATCAACCGGGTGATCCACACCGCCACAGCCTGGGGTGATCCCGAGCGGGCCGAACAGGTGAATGTGGTGGCCGTGAAGCGGATGCTTGAGCTTCTGGATCCAGCCAAGCTGGAACAGGTCATCTATTTCTCAACGGCCAGCGTGCTCGACCGGCACCTACGTCCCCTGCCGGAAGCTCTGGCCTACGGCACGGAATACATCCAAACGAAGGCGCGCTGCCTCAGGGATCTTGAACAGCACCCCCTGGCCAGCAAAATCATCGCGGTGTTTCCCACCTTGGTGTTTGGCGGACGGGTCGATGGGACCAGCCCCTTCCCCACCAGCTATCTCACCGAAGGCTTGGCTGAAGCGAGCCGTTGGCTGTGGCTGGCCCGTTGGCTGCGGGTGGATGCGAGCTTCCACTTCATCCATGCGGAAGACATCGCACGCATCTGCGGCCTGTTGTCAACACATCCCCATGAGCCAAACCGTGAGCCCGGTCAAGGGGCGCTGCGCCGTGTGGTCATGGGTCAACCAGCCATCTCGGTGAACGACACCGTGGCTACTCTCTGCCGGTGGCGAGGTGTTGCTCGCACGCCAGGCATTCCGCTCTGGCCATGGCTGATTGAAACCCTGATCCGCGTTCTCCCTATTGAAGTGAACGCTTGGGACCGATTCAGCATTCGGCAGCGCCACTTCATTCACGACCCGGTGACGCAGCCGGAACGCTTCGGTGGCCGCAGCCATGCCCCGGACTTAGCAACAGTTCTTAGTGATTCCGGCCTACCCAATCGCGGAAGCCCGAGAGCTTCGCGTAAAATCTCTGGATCGACATAGCTCTTTCATGCGCTCCGTCATCCGCACCGTTGCAGCTGCTTGCTGCGCCTTCCTGATGCTGATTGGCCTCAACGTTGGCAGCGCTCAAGCCGCCACCGTTGAGGTGAAGCTCGGCACAGACGCCGGCATGCTCGCTTTCGAACCTGCCACCGTGAACATCAAGGCAGGCGACACCGTCAAGTTCGTCAACAACAAATTGGCACCTCACAACGCTGTCTTCGAAGGCAACGATGAGTACAGCCACTCTGATCTCGCCTTCAGCCCCGGCGAATCCTGGGAAGAAACCTTCGCTACCGCTGGCACCTTCGACTTCTACTGCGAGCCCCACCGTGGTGCTGGCATGGTCGGCAAGGTGATCGTCGAGTGATTCCAAAATTTCTCTAGAAATTAAGGTTTCATCCCAACTGAACTGACAACCCTGAGCTGTGTGTCAATCACAGCTCAGGGTTCTTTTTTTTGCCAGAAACGATGGATACCTTGGAGTATTGAACGGATTTTGATGGCACGCGCTGCAGGCCTGATCCTGACGCTCTTGATGATCGTCGGTTCGACTGATCTGCTGTCAGCCCCGGCGATGGCGATGGACACCTCAGCCTTTGAGCAAGGCGAGCAGATTTTCAACAGCAACTGCGCGGCCTGTCACATGGGAGGCGGCAATGTGATCAGCGCCAAACGCACGCTGAAGATCAGCGACTTGAGCAACCACGTTGAGGCCTACACGAGCGCCCCTTTGGAGGCTCTGGAGCATGAAATCGAGGATGGCCTCAATGCAATGCCCGGCTATGCCGACAAACTGAGTGAAGAGGAGATCATTGCGGTGGCCACCTACGTCGAACAACGGGCTGAATTGGGCTGGTAAGTGCGATGAGTCGTGAAGCTCTTCAAGATTTTCTGCGGGCGATCGAGCATCACCAGGGATTGCGACGCGATGCTGCGCGTTGCAGCGATGACATCGAATTGCTGGCCCTGGCCCAGCGCCATGGCTTCGACGTGATCCAGCGAGATCTCCGCGACGATGCTCAGGAATCAGCCATCACTCGCTGGTTTAAAACCAGCAGGATCCAACGCTCCTTTCAATCACCACCCTCTCAATCAAGACCGTCCTGATGGCCGTTGTCACCCTGCTCAGTGATTTCATTGATGGCACCAGCATGGCTCTGGCCGAAGACACCGATGCCGCCGATCTGAACGCCTTCATGACCGCCAATCAAGGCCGGCTCTGGGCAAGCGTGCAACAACGCCGAAGGCAGCGACGTCAAACCGTCGTGCGCCGCGGCCCTGGAACGGTGTACTTCGCAGCGAATGCCACCGGCGCAGCCACTGTGGAGCGCTACCTCAGCAGCGAAACAGGATCAGAAGAGGAAGCCGCCGCCATGCAGGCCATGCAGGCCGCAGGGGTGGAAATTGCACCCCATGTGGGGGCTGACCGCGAGCGCGATGCACTGCTCAACGGTCAATTGCGGGGGCTGACCGACCAAGCCAAGGCCGAGGGTTTCGGCTGAACCAACCGACCACGACCCAATGACGCTTCCCGACAACCCCCTGGGCCTAGAGAGTTTTGAGGAACTGGTCGACTGGACCGTCTCCTACCTCCACTTCAAACACGCACTTGAGGTCATTGCCTTCACCCCAGAGATCGCGACGGCCTACCTGAACAACTTCAGCGACTTCAAAAGTCGCTACGCCACGGAGATGAAAAAGCAGGACATCCTGGAAGCCCGTCTTCCCAAGGAGATGCGAGAGACGATTGAGGCCGAAAACGCTCACCGTGCATTGCTGAGGCAGCTCCTCAACGGTTGATCAAGCATCAACTCAGCGCACGTCCTGACTCGCCAGATCAGACCCTGAATGAGACTGAATCTCACGAAGCGGGATGGGCCTGTTTGGCAGCCTTCAGCACACCGAGGTAGAGGTCTTCGTCAATCTCGCGGATGTCGTACTCCGTCGGCTTCACCCCGTGATGGTGCTCATGGACGACCATCCAACAGCTGCGCTCCAACTCTCCGCCAGCTGTCGACGACAGCGCCAAACTCTTCTGGACGAGAGACTCCACCAGCTGTGGATCAGACATCGGCCCTTCTCAGTTCGGCGAACTCTAAAAACCCATTCCGGTTTGCCGCCCCGTGGTGAGAGCACCCAACCGAATTCTTCGGTTTGCCCCCTCGGGCCTCGCATCAATCGCCATACGGTGAACGGAGTTTGAAGCGCATCAGAGATGCAACCCACGGCGGAACAGTTCACTGAAAAAGCCTGGGCCGCCATCGTCGCCGCCCAGCAACTGGCGCAAACCAGCAAACATCAGCACCTTGAAACGGAGCATCTGCTGCTGGCTCTTCTGCAGCAGAACGGTCTGGCTGGCCGAATTCTGAGCAAAGCAGGTGTCGACGTCGCCAATTTCCAAGCGTCGGTCGAGACCCATCTCAAGCAGCAACCCAGCCTTGGATCTCCACCGGAATCAGTCTTTCTGGGACGTTCCCTGAACAGCTGCCTGGATCGAGCAGAAACAGCCCGTGATGGATTCAGCGACAGCTACATCGCTATCGAACATCTGTTGCTGGCCTTGGCAGACGATGAGCGCTGCGGAAGGCAACTGCTCAGCCAAGCGGGCGTTGATACCACCAAACTCAAAGAAGCCATTACTGCTGTGCGAGGCAACCAGACGGTGACCGAT
This genomic interval from Synechococcus sp. UW69 contains the following:
- a CDS encoding translocation/assembly module TamB domain-containing protein, yielding MGKTRRRALLAAGSFVLIGAGTAGFIALDRVAEHTVDRFRPTLERALSAPLGHPLKLGTYQGLRPWGMAIGPSRILPSEVDRSELSLAGLEVSLAPLASLRRLQPVLQITLHKLRGQLEANEAGRYWTFGPASGEGDLPRLGLQYKLADPAWLRFGPQRQTLELRSQGSVLLGEAFFSTESSLRWVDSKGSLRLDGQGHWDRPSFRLRSRLDRLNLQPFGTVMAPAGDLAASGQLQGDIQISWTGGALNCRGGVRLNRLKLASVQSRRLSIGCKGDQLKLEPATLRFGSFEALASGSVALNKRFDLRAEVRSSDVSPASKDRLKLRIQGPWEEPRWSADGQLQLPETMGLNTALTLDGQWRTPWLQPQQPAVLVDRLRLSAPGLRFGLAGTIGSNLDLRSTELQIDPRFWSAVPSLQAGLGQTAPILGAVDVSGALASPDLTLKLGQAVNPLLERWSFQTRWSTGDSALVLDRFTSPMLRAEARLPLQLEQGRFQAGELQSGFELKPLEMSRFSPLVGTPLNGRVAARGRLNGALSALQPDIRLMLDQPRFGALQVPERWQGRLSGVLGRGVRLEMAAQQPSVPGSLVAELAADGWPQAVRLDRGEGQLRLDGLAPRGGQRRYRWSAADLNIDGLRFIVAPVNQPKALAGQLTGEGSLAMAPFAVSGSAAIAEPSLAGVAMESLNLEGSLTDGRFQADATLIPLVGSIRLKGRGGLGGRMHSQIEAEGLDVTWLTLISRQLRGNDTHPGLAAGRAEDLGTLFINTFGGSLDGQLRALAQSRRALEAYALAHPSKGPELERLEGRVNVSGTIQGPDPKHLKADLIAKAHLWIEGDDQAKALQLEPMVATLRGPLFGGSGDLSLLQVPLSLLALLAPVPPQLRGSVGIRGIYDLSGDAPLLVSDLVLESASLAGQPLQLEQRSVIVDRELIRLDLALRGGDSKEPIIVSGVVPFDPDADLNLKIESHGDALGVLTLLAGDSLTVKQGGTDLRLLLRGPLKQPQANGFLVVTNGDLSIGEQALSRINASVLFDFDRVLVQRLEAEVGRGGKLSGSGTLGLFAPRSDAPPLTLQLSQGQIRQPIVQFQADGELQVSGALVQPVLSGDLTLSRGTLRPQSGFFGRVRRGGLQGLIPTGVEGPTAAVQPDSQSVSELLEEKWDFQEPLVLMGPNTPIQGPDQQKGFMPNLPAIRFENLRLALGPDLQVLNPPFLNFKGGGAVTLNGPLDPSLEARGVIRLNSGRISIPPFSPTFTLDPQAANVAVFTPSLGLVPYVDIAMKSRVSDTVSVGSSDQITSSNLFDANGTGSAYPGGGQLRLVKITVQATGPANRLVGSDNLVLRSSPPMSKQQLLGLIGGNSLSALGGSSGAALATVVGQSLLSPVLGTLTDAMGQRLQVAIFPTYVTPDVKSEKERTSGRVPPTFTLVTEFGVDLTDKFDLSVLAAPNTTDVPPQATVSYRLTPNTTVSGAVDANGTWQSQLQVFFRF
- a CDS encoding DUF2518 family protein; this translates as MSFDQLLLTAAPWLGWSGLGLGLLTAVGFLARWGIRFRLVGVSSFTLLLAVSCWAFGVSYTPPVVVEGAVRAPIVFDNGNDLVVAQVPTDLAPSTVQATLEQLEGNLRGSGRSSSTVLVRLRGIQTEGDGQGRPVILGEVSKTFR
- a CDS encoding DUF4332 domain-containing protein — protein: MPNFNDTIQELPQSFRREKQELDQAGINHWSSIRDLTDLELSQLARSGQASARNLKRLRGMAHLVCGLDLPPQDAALLMHAGIATPAALAACSPERLVRQTGRLERSLGTKRPAVVDLKVAGDWIRRAKQLAN
- a CDS encoding CocE/NonD family hydrolase — protein: MSAETNGVHCRHAALTLPDGVVLQSRLWHPSRGGPWPALLMRQPYGSRIASTVTYAHPTWWASHGFLVVVQDVRGQGESEGSFGGFGQEAADTTATHAWVRQLPECNGRLGAYGFSYQGLTQLTAAESTPPPDCTTPAMTGLDERRHWSCEGGAHWWHLGLGWGLQLAALQAQRRGDATAWLEIRRSLEDNRYLRDGPALLQRHDPDGMAWRWLQSDPAQEQQWTVHHPPVSWLQRPMLLIGGWWDPHLAGLLDLWCRSQAAGGQPSLHIGPASHLQWWPETQQLLLQFFQEHLQDRPPLEPAPTSQLWNITDHHWDAIPAPDALEAISWGLRSQGLACIDPHDGALVTDGEGEGGVSIVHDPWRPVPAIGGHLGTSPGPVDRFAVDQRSDVATFTSAPLGAELLLSGQPLLLLNTQADQPGFDLCISLSRLPADANTVEQLSTGVLRVRGEGALTSAIRNVTLQPLQAALAQGDRLRISIAAAAWPAIGVNPGHDGVPCGAPSPEHRVVTLTLELADSTLQLNPFASGRLKLD
- a CDS encoding DUF3887 domain-containing protein, which encodes MKLSAALLAIALSAPIGLISPAAAEELTRTELTPAQATAAAEVLLEALKERQGNVMHGALAAPVQTSVDVKTVQARLDQRVAIEASRIVSVIPGYNTTTIDAVVTTASGDEGMLMVLDEDGKLLAWKWTDQIQPIETTALEFTRDLAAGRWIAARSKMSLQLQEELAPGDLERKWTKLSRVAGGFRKVKDAVIAHQGGDQQLVLVAVAFGKATSNLFVIFDERGRIINVDISRDFV